From the Purpureocillium takamizusanense chromosome 6, complete sequence genome, one window contains:
- a CDS encoding uncharacterized protein (COG:S~TransMembrane:3 (i40-59o65-82i113-134o)~EggNog:ENOG503P38V), whose protein sequence is MFQPHPEEHLHLRLHRARSVVLTSEELVEIRAAQRTFEGAYMRTALGQFSFALVVLKIFTEEFYAIGALFAAYGAAVLLVAVHRRYQGQRQFFTHEGADGVARRRFKTSGDTVLLMTALSLAAYATLLVLTWNLV, encoded by the exons ATGTTCCAG CCACATCCCGAGGAGCACCTACACCTGCGACTGCATAGGGCGCGGTCCGTGGTGCTCACGTCGGAAGA GCTCGTCGAaatccgcgccgcccagcgcacCTTCGAGGGCGCCTACATGCGCACCGCCCTCGGGCAGTTCTccttcgccctcgtcgtcctcaagATCTTCACCGAGGAGTTCTacgccatcggcgccctcttcgccgcctacggcgccgccgtcctcctcgtcgccgtccaccgCCGCTACCAGGGCCAGCGCCAGTTCTTCACccacgagggcgccgacggcgtcgcccgccgccgcttcaaGACGAGCGGCGACACCGTCCTCCTCATGACCGCcctcagcctcgccgcctacgccaccctcctcgtcctcaccTGGAACCTCGTCTga
- a CDS encoding uncharacterized protein (COG:S~EggNog:ENOG503P3RA), translating into MAVVRARDIHAKQDIWEYGCNSAPILRLASVSTLNMSYQYIVPPAHDPAMEYNTAFGIMPQDSSAPEGDGRDSEGSYDETPGSALRRSFSTPNTTQMQQQGASGAQMSAGGTGEKKRNKLGYHRTSIACSHCRRRKIRCITSPEVQNRCVNCIRLKKECSFYPVDQQPGGESRSRGAVRQTAGSSVASSTSSPAVAGGSPGEMVGMVQGNKAQTTTDDYLPPDVKVPSNGLPHDGHYGFGGQPPGTWVSPDSNGAPMVKAEGLNMAWAPYPAESPLSAQFSPFAQSSAAPGPWAPGTSEAGSHDDMAWSEFSQPTRSMSYSGESTAGQQQPQYLTIGDGQHFERRASNLTGIYGQPFGLPAANMASGGITGLGDHGTVLAGAVPSDADSWHQQNVLAQDPSQFRGWQYGKDTGNQQVWLDEQRQQTAVTQAPTDSYYSA; encoded by the exons ATGGCCGTGGTCCGAGCACGCGATATCCACGCGAAACAGGACATCTGGGAGTACGGGTGCAACAGCGCGCCCATCCTGAGGTTAGCATCGGTCTCAACGCTTAACATGTCGTATCAGTACATCGTACCTCCTGCTCACGACCCGGCAATGGAGTACAATACAGCATTTGGGATCATGCCACAGGATTCATCAGCGCCAGAAGGCGACGGTCGAGACTCAGAGGGATCTTACGACGAAACTCCGGgctcggcgctgcggcgaTCGTTCAGCACACCGAACACAACGCAAATGCAACAACAAGGGGCATCTGGCGCGCAAATGTCAGCTGGCGGAACtggggagaagaagagaaacaAGCTCGGGTATCACAGGACCTCGATCGCCTGCA GTCACTGTCGTCGCCGAAAAATTCGATGTATCACCTCTCCGGAGGTCCAGAACCGCTGCGTTAACTGCATTCGCTTGAAAAAAGAATGCAGTTTCTATCCGGTTGACCAGCAGCCAGGAGGGGAGAGTCGTTCAAGAGGAGCTGTGCGTCAAACCGCTGGGTCCAGtgtggcctcgtcgacctcgtcaccTGCAGTCGCGGGAGGAAGCCCCGGGGAGATGGTTGGGATGGTACAAGGCAACAAGGCACAGACAACCACAGACGACTACTTACCGCCGGATGTTAAAG TACCGTCGAATGGGCTGCCCCACGATGGCCATTACGGCttcggcggccagccgccggGGACATGGGTGTCGCCAGACTCGAATGGAGCTCCGAtggtcaaggccgagggGCTTAACATGGCCTGGGCCCCGTATCCGGCAGAATCCCCGTTGAGTGCGCAGTTCTCGCCATTCGCGCAGTCATCAGCTGCGCCCGGACCTTGGGCGCCGGGAACCTCTGAGGCAGGGTCACACGACGACATGGCATGGTCCGAATTCTCACAACCGACTCGATCCATGTCGTATAGCGGGGAGAGCACTGcaggccagcagcagccccagtATCTGACCATAGGCGACGGACAGCACTTCGAACGTCGTGCATCTAACCTCACGGGCATATACGGACAGCCCTTCGGCCTACCCGCAGCGAACATGGCCTCTGGCGGAATTACAGGACTTGGTGACCATGGAACAGTGTTAGCGGGCGCAGTTCCATCGGATGCGGATTCGTGGCACCAGCAGAACGTCCTTGCCCAGGACCCATCCCAGTTTCGGGGCTGGCAGTATGGGAAAGACACGGGAAATCAACAAGTGTGGCTGGacgagcagcgacagcaaACGGCTGTCACCCAGGCGCCGACGGATTCTTACTACTCCGCTTGA